Proteins encoded by one window of Ruminococcaceae bacterium R-25:
- a CDS encoding carbohydrate ABC transporter substrate-binding protein (CUT1 family) — protein MKMKKTVSLILSATILLGIASCSPADKKTEDKAFKPALDTSVSCNIKIAGGYDNFEALETEFERFNAYYPNVKLVYTKIDDYNNMIGTVLDGNDAPDIYFNYSWMYGRDKYKSSIDHAENLADPALNLDLNCIRSNIILKTNDGTLPMVPVFSNTYGMLVNQSLFEKEGLKVPTTYQELVKVCTAFREKGYENPIMGFTQKETTSLFTLTVYPYFFSTIAKDAGAVEKLNSMDASAGEYMRPSLEKIKQFTTDCSVDLTSCDEIENNYEAVILRFFKGDVPMMTCSGDTVSGTKKRESRSEEFIANPFKYTFVPVPMSDDGAIFADMANLQFSVNKDSKNLQMSNEFMRFLVTQRELSEMAQNKGLMSPTKDLSFNSMYAAFGKVPESRILSPEVIGVTDDAVMQLRLAGFNVGTGKMTVDEAVAAYGKLE, from the coding sequence ATGAAGATGAAAAAGACGGTAAGCCTGATATTATCGGCAACAATTTTGCTCGGCATTGCTTCATGCAGTCCGGCTGACAAGAAAACAGAGGATAAGGCTTTCAAGCCCGCGCTGGATACTTCCGTAAGCTGCAACATAAAGATCGCAGGCGGCTATGATAATTTTGAGGCGCTCGAGACCGAATTTGAGCGTTTTAACGCATATTATCCGAACGTGAAACTGGTCTATACGAAGATCGACGACTACAACAACATGATCGGAACGGTACTGGACGGAAACGATGCACCCGACATCTATTTCAATTACTCCTGGATGTACGGCCGTGATAAGTATAAGTCTTCAATCGACCATGCCGAGAACCTGGCAGATCCCGCGCTGAATCTTGATCTGAACTGCATCCGCAGCAACATCATCCTCAAGACAAACGACGGCACGCTGCCAATGGTACCTGTCTTTTCCAATACATACGGCATGCTCGTTAATCAGAGCCTTTTCGAGAAGGAAGGCCTGAAAGTTCCCACGACCTATCAGGAACTCGTTAAAGTGTGCACCGCTTTCCGCGAAAAGGGTTATGAGAATCCGATAATGGGATTCACCCAAAAGGAAACGACCTCACTCTTCACTCTGACGGTCTATCCTTACTTTTTCAGCACGATCGCGAAAGATGCGGGAGCTGTCGAAAAGCTCAATTCAATGGATGCTTCGGCCGGCGAATACATGCGTCCTTCTCTCGAGAAGATAAAGCAGTTCACGACTGACTGCTCGGTGGATCTTACCTCCTGCGATGAGATAGAGAACAACTACGAGGCCGTTATCCTTCGCTTTTTCAAGGGTGATGTGCCAATGATGACATGCTCCGGTGACACGGTTTCGGGAACCAAGAAGCGTGAGAGCCGTTCGGAGGAATTCATCGCAAATCCCTTTAAATACACGTTTGTCCCTGTTCCTATGTCTGACGACGGTGCTATTTTCGCTGACATGGCAAATCTCCAGTTCTCGGTAAACAAGGACAGCAAGAATCTTCAGATGTCCAATGAATTCATGCGCTTCCTCGTCACACAACGTGAACTCAGCGAGATGGCGCAAAACAAGGGGCTCATGTCTCCTACAAAGGACCTGTCTTTCAACAGCATGTATGCCGCATTCGGAAAGGTCCCTGAGTCACGCATCCTGTCACCCGAAGTAATAGGCGTGACTGATGACGCGGTCATGCAGTTAAGGCTGGCAGGATTCAATGTTGGCACGGGTAAGATGACCGTGGATGAGGCAGTTGCCGCCTATGGCAAGCTTGAGTAG
- a CDS encoding RNA polymerase sigma-70 factor (ECF subfamily) produces the protein MQIDETIRLVKLAKRHDKLAFAELMQGHMQEMYKVGLAILMNDEDVADAVSETILNCFEKLDTLREDKYFKTWMTRILINNCYKILEVRKRQTGLEEWEEPSVTDEYNVELKDALASIDEKYRPVITLYYLGEYSTKEIASMLHIPKSTVTTWLQRGREQLAKYYGG, from the coding sequence ATGCAGATTGATGAAACAATAAGGCTTGTAAAACTCGCGAAAAGGCACGATAAGCTTGCCTTTGCCGAGCTGATGCAGGGGCACATGCAGGAGATGTACAAAGTCGGACTGGCAATCCTCATGAATGACGAGGACGTTGCCGATGCCGTCAGCGAGACGATCCTTAATTGCTTTGAGAAGTTAGACACACTAAGAGAAGACAAGTATTTCAAGACATGGATGACGAGGATCCTTATAAACAATTGCTATAAGATCCTGGAAGTCAGGAAGCGCCAGACGGGCCTCGAAGAATGGGAAGAGCCTTCTGTAACTGACGAATATAATGTCGAACTCAAGGACGCTTTAGCTTCTATCGATGAGAAATACAGACCGGTCATCACTCTATATTACCTGGGGGAATACAGCACCAAAGAGATTGCTTCGATGCTCCATATCCCGAAAAGCACGGTAACCACCTGGCTCCAAAGGGGCAGAGAGCAGCTCGCAAAATACTATGGCGGTTAA
- a CDS encoding EAL domain-containing protein (putative c-di-GMP-specific phosphodiesterase class I) codes for MISFDHLPLHTDILQALRELSINYVFQPIFRPDGKTVYAWEALMRPVERTVTDLIADYTKKDKLHVLEVATFFGAMQAYFLRGYEERVAINSFPSDCMKQEEADVFLDHFGERIRGRMIIENLEYPYFSPEHWKEKKRSVKSMDNLLAADDFGTGLNNMELMEFMSPDIVKLDREVISGIDHIIEKQENVKKLVEHFHSKNILVVAEGIEEKEEFEYLQGLGVDLYQGYYLARPA; via the coding sequence ATGATCAGTTTTGACCACTTGCCATTACATACAGATATTTTGCAGGCTCTAAGGGAGTTGTCGATCAATTATGTGTTCCAGCCCATATTCCGTCCTGACGGTAAGACGGTTTATGCATGGGAGGCCTTAATGCGCCCGGTAGAAAGGACGGTAACGGATCTTATTGCTGACTACACCAAAAAAGATAAGCTTCACGTCCTTGAAGTGGCTACGTTCTTCGGCGCGATGCAGGCATATTTCTTAAGAGGATATGAGGAGAGAGTTGCCATCAATTCATTCCCGTCAGACTGCATGAAGCAGGAAGAAGCAGATGTGTTCCTGGATCATTTCGGAGAGAGGATCCGCGGCAGGATGATCATCGAGAATCTTGAGTATCCGTATTTCTCACCTGAACACTGGAAAGAAAAGAAGAGATCCGTAAAGTCTATGGATAATCTTTTGGCAGCTGATGATTTCGGGACCGGACTCAACAATATGGAACTGATGGAATTCATGTCTCCGGATATCGTAAAACTCGACAGAGAAGTGATCTCGGGAATCGACCACATAATCGAAAAGCAGGAGAATGTTAAAAAACTGGTAGAACATTTCCATTCGAAAAACATTCTGGTTGTTGCCGAAGGAATCGAAGAAAAAGAAGAGTTTGAATACCTCCAGGGTCTTGGTGTCGATCTTTATCAGGGATACTACCTGGCCCGTCCGGCATGA
- a CDS encoding fucose 4-O-acetylase-like acetyltransferase encodes MVVDQHTFTAFNILGDFIPYNSFFMPMFVFISGYFNKVDGTTKLGAYTLRKIKSLLLPYTGIAVAVFGIQWLLNLIKTGEVPSYPGGYIGYMLENVITIGTPYAMVTPMWFVITLFATLMIYAVIKKLLTKMKIWNSYVMLAIFTCAHLYAVYQAQNMEQLVSPGETNYFLLPLKVLFFLPFLELGVIYREHLEGKHAAMPGGAKIGLMSGLLIFNMIRTVYLPAPYDVAFDSINDMTGFTSPYIVTPLVSSLVGILFWLTFVELIGKPVFESRFVNYMSCNTFWIMGLHIAFFNIFNLILMLISEHITELPFFDADYFRGSEWYYWEISPGVKIVYVLIGILGPLGCKWVLDRIKQCVLRDKKQA; translated from the coding sequence ATGGTCGTCGATCAACATACTTTTACTGCTTTTAATATTTTAGGGGACTTCATACCGTATAATTCCTTCTTCATGCCGATGTTTGTTTTTATTTCCGGATACTTTAACAAAGTAGACGGAACAACAAAACTCGGGGCATATACACTTAGGAAGATAAAATCACTCCTGCTTCCTTATACCGGCATAGCAGTTGCAGTGTTTGGAATACAGTGGCTTTTGAATCTTATCAAGACAGGTGAAGTGCCGTCCTATCCCGGCGGATACATCGGATATATGCTGGAGAATGTCATAACCATCGGTACACCGTATGCAATGGTAACTCCGATGTGGTTCGTCATTACGCTTTTTGCTACGCTTATGATCTACGCTGTCATCAAAAAGCTGCTGACAAAGATGAAGATATGGAACAGTTACGTTATGCTGGCCATCTTTACCTGCGCACATCTTTATGCCGTTTATCAGGCACAAAATATGGAACAGCTCGTATCTCCCGGAGAAACCAACTATTTCCTCTTGCCGCTCAAGGTACTATTTTTCCTGCCTTTCCTCGAACTGGGCGTAATATACAGGGAGCATCTCGAAGGGAAACATGCTGCAATGCCGGGTGGTGCCAAGATAGGATTAATGTCCGGATTGCTCATCTTCAACATGATAAGAACCGTTTATCTTCCTGCACCCTATGACGTGGCTTTCGACAGCATAAATGACATGACGGGATTTACGAGTCCTTATATCGTAACGCCTCTAGTGTCATCATTAGTAGGAATACTGTTCTGGCTGACATTCGTGGAACTTATAGGAAAGCCTGTGTTCGAGAGCAGGTTCGTTAACTATATGTCCTGTAACACTTTCTGGATAATGGGACTTCATATTGCATTCTTCAATATCTTTAATCTCATTTTGATGCTGATAAGTGAACATATTACGGAACTTCCCTTTTTTGATGCAGATTATTTCCGCGGATCAGAATGGTATTACTGGGAGATAAGCCCCGGTGTCAAGATAGTATATGTTCTCATCGGAATACTTGGACCGCTCGGATGCAAATGGGTTTTAGACAGGATAAAGCAGTGTGTTCTTCGTGATAAAAAACAAGCGTAA
- a CDS encoding diguanylate cyclase (GGDEF)-like protein — MYYAAIDLLAILVLIIENRNILLDYNKSFEAATWKVYRRFLLAVLAYYIIDLSWGIIEYYKMPKLLFAVTTVYFVVMAMGIALWTAGVFYYLQAKGRFVKILKLTGQIVALVIVVTAIVNIFIPVLFTVDSACVYEALPLRYILLALQIVILVVVSVYSFIAYAKDKGNDVHGKLRYRTVGLFGIIMALFLGAQLWFPYLPLYAIAYMLGTSLVKAYVIDDEKEKYRHELKESLKVVELKNTITSLLDNMPATTFTKEPETGIYLACNQAFAEYAGKKTPEEVIGLTDKDLFDEEIAERFAQDDRLTMSMDEPYSFIEDVRDAAGNNRQFHTTKFKYTDIFGRICVLGMAHETTDIAKVRREFASTKEEYEKAKEDAAIFNHIAQALSYGYDELFYVLLDTEDYINYWTDDHGILYEKRRGTKFFDECQLEVDTLICEEDREMFKKAMVRETLLEQINMKRSFEMTYRVPKEGEPFFVRMRATRALNDDNVLIIGIHDVDEEMKLARAEELLREADLSRRLFAAQQQANIDPMTGVRNKRAYLEAEARLEYLVKETEDPGFAISIIDVNDLKYVNDKFGHQAGDQHIRNACRLVCTTFKRSPVFRVGGDEFCVISQGDDYENINELLKKIEDHNREALLNGGVVIACGTAMYKKGDTVTDVYKRADEAMYENKARLKKGREVR; from the coding sequence ATGTATTACGCCGCGATAGACCTGCTTGCCATTCTGGTATTGATAATAGAGAACAGGAACATACTCCTCGATTACAATAAATCGTTTGAGGCTGCTACCTGGAAGGTATACAGGCGTTTCCTTTTAGCTGTGCTGGCTTACTATATTATCGACCTTTCATGGGGAATTATCGAATACTATAAGATGCCGAAGCTCCTGTTTGCCGTCACAACCGTTTACTTTGTAGTTATGGCAATGGGTATCGCGCTTTGGACTGCCGGCGTTTTTTACTATCTACAGGCGAAAGGCAGATTCGTTAAGATCCTGAAGCTGACAGGACAGATTGTCGCGTTGGTGATCGTAGTCACGGCTATTGTAAACATTTTCATACCTGTCCTGTTTACGGTAGATTCTGCATGTGTATACGAGGCTCTGCCTCTTAGATACATTTTACTTGCATTACAGATCGTTATCCTGGTTGTTGTATCTGTTTACAGCTTCATAGCGTATGCCAAGGATAAGGGAAACGATGTTCATGGCAAGCTCAGATATCGTACTGTTGGTCTGTTCGGCATCATTATGGCGCTGTTCCTTGGGGCACAGCTGTGGTTCCCGTATCTTCCGCTTTATGCCATCGCATATATGCTCGGAACGAGCCTGGTTAAGGCTTATGTAATCGATGACGAGAAGGAGAAATACCGTCACGAGCTTAAAGAGAGCCTCAAGGTTGTGGAACTCAAGAACACCATAACTTCTTTGCTCGATAACATGCCGGCTACGACATTTACCAAGGAGCCGGAAACAGGTATTTACCTTGCGTGCAATCAGGCTTTTGCCGAATATGCAGGCAAGAAGACGCCCGAAGAGGTCATCGGTTTGACCGATAAAGATCTTTTCGATGAAGAGATTGCGGAAAGATTTGCTCAGGATGACCGTCTGACTATGTCTATGGATGAACCATATTCCTTTATCGAGGATGTTCGTGATGCTGCCGGCAATAATAGACAATTCCATACTACAAAGTTTAAGTACACTGATATATTCGGAAGGATCTGCGTGCTTGGAATGGCCCACGAAACAACGGATATAGCGAAAGTCAGACGTGAGTTTGCATCAACTAAGGAAGAATATGAGAAGGCCAAGGAAGATGCGGCTATTTTCAATCATATTGCCCAGGCATTGTCATACGGATACGACGAGCTCTTCTATGTTCTTCTCGATACCGAAGACTATATCAACTATTGGACCGATGATCACGGAATCCTCTATGAGAAGCGCCGCGGAACTAAGTTCTTTGATGAATGCCAGCTCGAGGTGGATACCCTTATCTGTGAAGAGGACCGCGAGATGTTCAAAAAGGCAATGGTACGTGAGACCTTGCTCGAGCAGATCAATATGAAAAGATCTTTCGAGATGACTTACCGTGTGCCCAAGGAAGGCGAACCTTTCTTTGTAAGAATGAGGGCGACACGCGCATTGAATGACGATAACGTGCTCATTATCGGTATCCACGATGTGGATGAAGAAATGAAGCTTGCCCGTGCCGAGGAGTTGCTTAGAGAAGCAGACTTATCACGCCGTCTGTTTGCAGCACAGCAGCAGGCAAACATCGATCCGATGACAGGTGTCAGGAATAAGCGCGCTTATTTAGAAGCTGAAGCCCGACTTGAGTATTTAGTCAAAGAAACTGAGGATCCCGGGTTTGCCATAAGCATCATAGATGTTAACGACTTGAAATATGTTAATGATAAATTCGGACATCAGGCAGGAGACCAGCACATCAGGAATGCATGCCGGCTTGTCTGCACGACCTTCAAGCGCAGCCCCGTTTTCCGCGTCGGCGGTGACGAATTCTGTGTTATCTCACAGGGAGATGACTACGAGAACATTAATGAACTTCTTAAGAAGATCGAGGACCATAACAGGGAAGCACTCCTTAACGGCGGTGTCGTAATAGCCTGCGGTACAGCCATGTATAAAAAGGGAGATACTGTGACTGATGTCTACAAGCGCGCTGATGAGGCAATGTATGAAAACAAAGCCAGACTTAAGAAGGGCAGGGAAGTGAGATAA
- a CDS encoding CubicO group peptidase (beta-lactamase class C family), translated as MVMDKEFRGNAYIFKDGEVLLNYSGGFADLANEIPNTIDTRFASASMGKTFVAVGILQLIEAGKLRFEDTIGVILDFDLKQIDPDVTVRQLLNHTSGVPDYFDEAVMDDYEALWNDYPNYRIRHNKDMLPLFIDKPMMYSRGTKFQYNNSGYVLLASIIEKITGMDFDVYLKQNVFDKCGMSSTGYFSFDRLPAKCANSYIYCPDTDDYRTNIYSVGAKGTGDGGAFVTVEDILKFWKGLLEHKLLSEQMVTQMFSKQSGDGKDPEEGYYGYGVWIIDNPKGLDYVYMQGCDDGISAISEYNPNNGMITVMLSNYGDNVWSRMRKIRGEMYQSGE; from the coding sequence ATGGTGATGGATAAAGAATTTCGAGGAAATGCATATATATTTAAAGACGGCGAAGTTCTGCTGAATTACAGCGGCGGATTTGCAGATCTGGCAAATGAGATTCCGAATACGATCGATACAAGATTTGCATCTGCATCCATGGGCAAAACTTTTGTTGCTGTGGGCATACTTCAGCTGATCGAAGCAGGAAAGCTGAGATTCGAAGATACTATCGGCGTGATCCTGGATTTTGATCTTAAACAAATAGATCCTGATGTTACGGTCAGACAACTTTTGAATCACACATCCGGTGTTCCTGATTATTTTGATGAAGCGGTCATGGATGATTATGAGGCATTGTGGAACGATTATCCCAATTACAGGATCAGACATAACAAAGATATGCTGCCCCTGTTTATAGATAAGCCGATGATGTACAGCAGAGGAACGAAGTTTCAGTACAATAATTCCGGATACGTATTGCTTGCGTCGATCATCGAAAAGATTACCGGAATGGATTTTGATGTTTATCTTAAGCAGAATGTTTTCGACAAATGCGGCATGAGCAGTACGGGATACTTTTCTTTTGACAGGCTCCCTGCGAAATGCGCAAACAGTTATATCTATTGTCCTGATACGGATGATTACCGTACGAACATTTACTCTGTCGGTGCAAAAGGCACAGGTGACGGTGGTGCATTCGTAACTGTGGAAGATATATTGAAGTTTTGGAAAGGTCTTCTAGAACACAAGCTTCTGTCTGAGCAGATGGTAACGCAAATGTTTTCCAAGCAAAGCGGGGACGGAAAAGATCCGGAAGAAGGGTATTACGGTTATGGAGTCTGGATCATCGATAATCCCAAAGGGCTGGATTATGTTTATATGCAAGGATGTGACGACGGAATAAGCGCTATATCCGAATATAATCCCAACAATGGAATGATAACGGTCATGCTCAGTAATTACGGAGATAATGTTTGGTCGAGGATGAGAAAAATAAGGGGAGAAATGTATCAGTCTGGAGAATGA
- a CDS encoding RNA polymerase sigma-70 factor (ECF subfamily) encodes MNDAKALALLKSGDQEALAWFIDKYSAYVGAIVNNILGSSMSHEDVEEVTADVFVTLWRSSESLIPLNLKGYLSRVARSLSMQKLRERVQVLPLDEDILILDEDSVFDSLEREDQDQEIRKLVYSMPQPDKEIFLRFYYYCQSVSVIADQMKMNPSTIKTKLRRGRERLRQSLNDIKSTTGGDLNAN; translated from the coding sequence TTGAATGACGCAAAGGCGCTGGCCTTACTGAAATCAGGTGATCAGGAAGCACTTGCTTGGTTTATAGACAAGTACAGTGCGTATGTGGGAGCCATAGTAAACAACATCCTTGGGAGCTCCATGAGCCATGAGGATGTCGAGGAAGTGACGGCGGATGTTTTCGTTACTTTATGGAGATCTTCGGAGAGCCTTATTCCTTTGAACCTGAAGGGGTATTTGAGCCGCGTGGCACGCAGCCTTTCCATGCAGAAATTGCGGGAGCGGGTGCAGGTGCTGCCTTTGGACGAGGACATTCTTATCCTGGATGAAGATTCGGTTTTCGACAGCCTTGAGCGTGAGGATCAGGATCAGGAAATACGCAAGCTGGTCTACTCGATGCCTCAGCCGGATAAAGAGATCTTTCTGAGATTCTATTACTACTGTCAGAGCGTTTCGGTTATCGCTGATCAAATGAAGATGAACCCGTCCACGATCAAGACCAAGCTAAGGCGCGGGCGCGAGCGGCTCCGTCAATCCCTCAATGACATCAAAAGCACTACAGGAGGAGATCTCAATGCAAATTAA
- a CDS encoding diguanylate cyclase (GGDEF)-like protein: MDLQKYVDGFGAMTCIVSVEKLENGKRGKFRIVTGNKTYIDSIEHPAPGAELLVQKFTPNQEYTNYFTRDLNFEEYCYKAAVEKRCLNSYATAERIQGVWFNMTFLPVAYEEDNLCFCTYTMEINFEANLDRMASLPADVTANVIKICLELRSVKEFGDMMNDVIHDVRDMFDAEHCCILLMDSFEKKCTVLCEALAENTVLTSMNNYNDAGFYDIADSWKGLIAGSNCLVVKDEHDLDVVKERNPIWYESFTSAHGKNIVLFPLKFRNKLLGYIWAMNYDELKATSIKETFETTASILASAISNNLLMDRLKVLSSKDILTGVMNRNEMNNYVDKICMESTAPDTSIGVIFVDLNGLKRVNDEYGHNEGDTLLKNAAKALEEVFDTSDIYRAGGDEFTIILAGITEEELGKRVEDIRKASEKYEHVCFAIGHCYEDSRLNVRQALRIADERMYEDKRKFYAAHPELKR; this comes from the coding sequence ATGGATTTACAGAAATATGTAGATGGCTTTGGTGCTATGACATGCATCGTATCCGTTGAGAAACTCGAAAACGGAAAACGCGGCAAATTTCGCATTGTCACAGGAAACAAGACTTATATCGATTCCATAGAACATCCTGCACCGGGAGCGGAATTGCTGGTTCAGAAGTTCACACCCAATCAGGAATATACAAACTATTTTACAAGAGACCTTAATTTTGAAGAGTACTGTTATAAAGCAGCGGTCGAAAAACGATGCCTTAATTCGTATGCCACTGCTGAAAGGATCCAGGGTGTCTGGTTCAATATGACATTCCTCCCGGTAGCCTATGAAGAAGACAATCTCTGTTTTTGTACATACACCATGGAGATAAACTTTGAGGCTAATCTGGACAGAATGGCATCTCTTCCTGCTGATGTCACTGCGAATGTAATCAAGATATGCTTAGAGCTCAGAAGCGTAAAAGAATTCGGCGATATGATGAATGACGTCATACATGATGTCAGGGACATGTTTGATGCCGAGCATTGCTGCATCCTGCTTATGGATTCATTCGAAAAGAAATGCACGGTCCTTTGCGAAGCGCTTGCTGAAAACACAGTCCTGACTTCAATGAATAACTATAACGATGCAGGATTCTATGATATAGCAGACAGCTGGAAAGGCCTGATCGCAGGCAGCAACTGTCTTGTCGTAAAAGATGAGCACGATCTGGATGTTGTTAAGGAACGCAATCCTATCTGGTATGAGTCATTTACTTCTGCCCACGGAAAGAACATCGTTTTGTTCCCGCTGAAATTCAGGAATAAGCTTCTCGGTTATATTTGGGCGATGAACTATGATGAATTAAAAGCTACCAGCATCAAGGAGACCTTTGAGACCACTGCATCCATTCTTGCATCTGCGATTAGCAACAACCTGCTCATGGACCGTCTGAAGGTCTTAAGTTCAAAAGACATCCTGACAGGAGTCATGAACAGAAACGAGATGAACAATTATGTCGATAAGATCTGCATGGAAAGCACTGCGCCCGACACTTCGATCGGCGTTATCTTTGTTGACCTTAACGGATTAAAACGCGTAAACGATGAATATGGCCATAATGAAGGCGATACACTCTTGAAAAATGCTGCCAAAGCTCTTGAGGAAGTCTTTGACACCAGTGATATCTACCGTGCCGGCGGAGACGAATTTACCATCATCTTAGCAGGCATAACAGAAGAAGAACTGGGTAAACGAGTTGAAGACATAAGAAAGGCTTCAGAAAAATACGAACATGTATGTTTTGCGATCGGCCATTGTTACGAAGACAGCAGGCTCAATGTAAGACAGGCTTTGAGGATTGCGGATGAGCGTATGTATGAGGATAAGCGGAAATTCTACGCAGCACATCCTGAGTTGAAAAGATAA